Proteins found in one Vallitalea guaymasensis genomic segment:
- a CDS encoding sulfatase-like hydrolase/transferase encodes MKPNILFFLTDDQRFDTISALGNKEIHTPNLDKLVSNGVTFTHAHIPCGTSGAVCMPSRAMLHTGRTLFHIEKEGQNIPDNHITLGEHLKNQGYQTFGTGKWHNGVKSYARSFTCGDNIFFGGMDDHWNVPLNHYDPTGKYEGRLKRTYSFMTSNQTRISIGDHVEAGKHSSEIFCDASIDFLNNYDSVDPFFLYIAFMAPHDPRTMPERFMNMYDPDDISLPDNFLQEHPIDYGIKGIRDEILTPYPRTEEAIKKHIAEYYGMISHLDHELGRVITALEETGQYDNTIIVFTGDNGLALGQHGLMGKQSCYEHSIRVPLIFSGKGIPTNERRDSYAYLLDIYPTLCDLAGIDIPDTVEGRSLLSSIQDNNHITRENLYFAYTDTIRSVKDERYKLIEYVSGNSNETQLFDLIDDPLEMNNLYSDKNYEDIVIKLRNEIFKYRDNWDDVSSHESGESYWEKYEKLNH; translated from the coding sequence ATGAAACCGAACATATTGTTTTTCTTAACTGATGATCAACGATTTGATACTATTTCTGCTTTGGGAAATAAAGAAATTCATACACCCAACCTAGATAAATTGGTAAGTAATGGGGTGACTTTTACACATGCTCATATTCCATGTGGAACCAGTGGAGCTGTTTGTATGCCAAGCAGGGCTATGTTACATACTGGAAGAACTCTTTTTCACATAGAAAAAGAAGGACAAAATATACCTGATAATCATATTACATTAGGTGAACATCTAAAAAATCAAGGCTACCAAACATTCGGAACAGGAAAATGGCATAATGGAGTTAAGTCATATGCAAGAAGTTTTACTTGTGGAGATAATATTTTCTTTGGTGGAATGGATGACCATTGGAACGTTCCTCTAAATCATTACGATCCAACAGGTAAATATGAAGGTAGATTAAAAAGAACATATAGTTTTATGACTTCTAATCAAACTCGTATATCCATAGGCGATCATGTTGAAGCAGGCAAACATTCTAGTGAGATTTTTTGTGATGCATCAATAGATTTTCTAAATAATTATGATAGTGTTGACCCATTTTTCTTATACATTGCTTTTATGGCACCTCATGATCCACGAACCATGCCAGAAAGATTTATGAATATGTATGACCCTGATGATATATCCCTACCAGATAATTTTTTACAAGAACATCCTATAGATTATGGTATTAAAGGAATAAGAGATGAAATACTGACACCTTACCCACGTACTGAAGAAGCCATTAAAAAACATATTGCAGAATACTATGGTATGATAAGCCATCTTGATCATGAATTAGGCAGAGTTATAACCGCTCTTGAAGAAACAGGTCAGTATGATAACACTATAATAGTCTTTACTGGAGATAACGGACTTGCTCTAGGTCAACATGGATTGATGGGTAAACAAAGTTGCTACGAACATAGTATACGAGTCCCATTAATATTTTCTGGTAAAGGAATACCCACCAATGAAAGAAGGGATTCCTACGCTTATCTGCTTGATATATATCCTACCCTATGTGATTTAGCTGGTATTGATATCCCTGATACAGTTGAAGGTAGAAGTTTATTAAGCTCAATTCAAGATAATAATCATATAACAAGAGAAAATCTATATTTTGCATATACAGATACAATAAGAAGTGTAAAAGACGAAAGATACAAGCTTATAGAATACGTCAGTGGAAACTCTAATGAAACTCAACTTTTTGATTTGATAGATGACCCATTAGAAATGAATAATCTTTATTCTGATAAAAACTATGAAGACATAGTAATCAAACTTCGTAATGAAATTTTTAAGTATAGAGATAATTGGGATGATGTTTCAAGTCATGAATCTGGTGAATCATATTGGGAGAAATATGAAAAGTTAAACCATTAA
- the hypD gene encoding hydrogenase formation protein HypD — protein MNEKQLIARMVQEINKDVESDVVIMEICGTHTQSIAKYGIWEIISHRIKLVSGPGCPVCVTDKRYIDMAISLSQKEDMIIATFGDLMKVTGTESCLSEEKSKGKDIRIVYSPIQSIELAKEYPNKKVVFLAVGFETTAPLIGKMVMKAKKENINNLFFLTSLKLMKPILKEILKDKNQCIDGIICPGHVAVIKGADYFSFISDDNNIKTVVSGFEPIDIISGIYFIVQQCKGKIHNHDKNLYKRCVKEKGNETACKILEEVFVHEDGNWRGIGIIPDSAMVINKKYEKFDAKKVFSFSDLPKVIEDNCICKDILLGKEIPTSCRFFGNKCTPQHPVGPCMVSSEGTCGIYYRYRKEG, from the coding sequence ATGAATGAAAAACAACTAATAGCCAGAATGGTTCAAGAAATAAATAAAGATGTAGAGAGTGATGTTGTAATTATGGAAATCTGCGGTACACATACTCAGAGTATAGCTAAATATGGGATATGGGAAATAATTTCCCATCGTATCAAATTGGTTTCAGGTCCAGGCTGTCCAGTATGTGTTACTGATAAGAGATATATAGATATGGCTATATCCTTGTCCCAAAAAGAAGATATGATAATCGCCACTTTTGGGGATTTGATGAAGGTAACAGGTACAGAATCTTGCTTGTCTGAGGAAAAATCAAAAGGGAAGGATATAAGGATTGTTTATTCTCCTATCCAGAGTATTGAGTTGGCAAAGGAGTATCCTAATAAGAAAGTGGTTTTTCTAGCTGTAGGATTTGAAACAACAGCTCCTTTGATTGGGAAAATGGTCATGAAGGCAAAAAAAGAAAATATAAATAACCTTTTCTTCTTGACCAGTCTGAAATTAATGAAACCAATATTGAAAGAAATACTTAAGGATAAGAATCAATGTATAGATGGTATCATATGTCCAGGTCATGTTGCTGTAATAAAAGGTGCGGATTATTTTTCATTCATTAGTGATGATAATAATATTAAAACTGTAGTAAGCGGATTTGAACCTATAGATATAATCAGCGGTATTTATTTCATAGTACAACAGTGTAAAGGTAAGATACATAATCATGATAAAAATTTATACAAGAGATGTGTAAAAGAAAAAGGAAATGAAACAGCTTGCAAAATATTAGAGGAAGTCTTTGTACATGAAGATGGTAATTGGAGAGGTATTGGAATTATTCCTGATTCTGCAATGGTAATAAATAAGAAATATGAAAAATTTGATGCAAAGAAAGTTTTCAGTTTTAGCGATTTACCAAAAGTCATAGAGGATAATTGTATATGCAAAGATATTCTTTTGGGGAAGGAAATACCTACTTCATGCAGATTTTTTGGTAACAAATGTACACCACAGCATCCTGTAGGACCTTGCATGGTTTCGTCAGAAGGTACTTGTGGTATTTATTATAGATATAGAAAAGAGGGGTAA
- a CDS encoding patatin-like phospholipase family protein — translation MYQATLVLEGGATRGVYTAGILDYFMEQELEVSNILGVSAGSCNCVDYISGQIGRSKDCMIITKKENVYYGIRKLVEKGKLIDMDLLFDDFANKVFPFDYDAFLDSDTDCEIVATNCVSGKAEYMKPHKKEELMSICRASSSVPLIAPMVWINDTPYLDGGIADSVPIDRAMELGNKKIIVILTRNKGYRKKAPSKTMLRLCKRKYSAYPKFISALENRYKVYNKTMDYIDELEKKGDIFVMRPTLPPVSRFEKSVEKLNEFYNHGYEDGKKNYTALLEYIK, via the coding sequence ATGTATCAAGCAACATTGGTGTTAGAGGGTGGCGCTACTAGAGGCGTATATACAGCAGGTATCTTGGATTACTTTATGGAGCAGGAATTAGAGGTGTCCAATATATTAGGGGTTTCAGCAGGTTCATGTAATTGTGTGGATTATATTTCTGGACAAATTGGAAGATCTAAGGATTGTATGATTATTACTAAGAAAGAAAATGTGTATTATGGGATTAGAAAGCTTGTGGAAAAAGGCAAATTGATAGATATGGATTTATTATTTGATGATTTTGCTAATAAAGTATTTCCATTTGATTATGATGCTTTTCTTGATTCTGATACAGATTGTGAAATAGTTGCAACTAATTGTGTAAGTGGAAAAGCAGAGTATATGAAACCTCATAAAAAAGAAGAACTTATGTCCATATGCAGAGCTTCCAGTAGTGTGCCTTTGATTGCACCTATGGTATGGATTAATGATACTCCATATCTTGATGGGGGTATTGCTGATTCTGTACCTATAGATAGAGCAATGGAGCTGGGAAATAAAAAGATTATAGTTATTTTAACAAGAAACAAGGGCTATCGTAAAAAAGCACCTTCAAAAACTATGTTAAGATTGTGCAAACGAAAATATTCGGCTTATCCAAAATTCATATCTGCTTTGGAAAATAGATATAAAGTATATAACAAAACAATGGATTATATAGATGAACTTGAGAAAAAGGGAGATATTTTTGTTATGCGTCCAACACTTCCTCCTGTTTCTAGATTTGAAAAAAGTGTGGAAAAGCTTAATGAGTTCTATAATCATGGTTATGAGGATGGGAAGAAGAATTATACAGCATTGTTAGAATACATAAAATAA
- the hypE gene encoding hydrogenase expression/formation protein HypE codes for MVFIIDIEKRGNLCKTIQLRHGDGGIHTSKLINDIFYRYFGNPILLKGRDSAIFEMSKGRLAYSTDSFVVKPIFFKGGNIGKLAACGTINDLTVSGAKPLYLSAGFIIEEGFDIGQLERIVSSMQEVCSKTNTLVVTGDTKVLDRGSVDGIFINTSGIGSIYDNYNPDPIGIGDEIIITGGIGEHGTAIAIRRYDLNIQGNIKSDCDSLTNILVGIKKFLPHVKMMRDPTRGGMATSLNEIAEEQGIEILLEEDSIPIADEVKGVTEILGLDPYYLACEGRMILISEKGYGEKIVKTINKLENGKDAVLIGRVVDKSKGIVCLRTTIGGKRRLYALSNSMLPRIC; via the coding sequence GTGGTATTTATTATAGATATAGAAAAGAGGGGTAACTTGTGTAAAACCATTCAACTTCGTCATGGGGATGGAGGAATTCATACTAGTAAGCTGATTAATGATATTTTTTACAGATATTTTGGTAACCCTATATTGCTGAAAGGAAGAGATTCGGCAATTTTTGAAATGAGTAAAGGAAGATTGGCATACTCGACAGACAGCTTTGTTGTTAAACCTATTTTTTTTAAAGGTGGAAATATTGGAAAATTAGCAGCTTGCGGGACTATTAATGATTTGACAGTTAGTGGAGCTAAGCCCTTATATCTTAGTGCAGGTTTTATAATTGAGGAAGGATTTGATATAGGACAATTGGAACGGATTGTCAGTTCAATGCAGGAAGTTTGCAGTAAAACAAATACGTTGGTTGTGACAGGTGATACAAAAGTTCTTGATAGAGGTAGTGTAGATGGCATTTTCATTAATACATCGGGTATAGGAAGTATCTATGACAATTATAATCCTGATCCTATTGGTATAGGTGATGAGATAATAATTACAGGTGGTATTGGGGAGCATGGCACGGCTATAGCAATTAGAAGATATGACCTTAATATACAAGGTAATATCAAGAGTGATTGTGATTCGCTTACTAATATTTTGGTAGGGATTAAGAAGTTTTTGCCACATGTGAAAATGATGAGAGACCCAACAAGAGGAGGTATGGCTACTAGTCTTAATGAGATTGCAGAAGAACAGGGAATAGAAATTTTATTAGAGGAGGATAGTATTCCTATAGCTGATGAAGTAAAAGGTGTGACAGAGATATTAGGATTAGACCCTTATTATTTGGCTTGTGAAGGCAGGATGATATTGATTTCAGAAAAAGGTTATGGGGAGAAGATTGTCAAGACAATAAATAAGTTAGAAAATGGAAAAGATGCTGTATTAATCGGAAGAGTAGTGGATAAATCAAAAGGGATAGTTTGTTTAAGAACTACCATAGGAGGTAAAAGAAGGTTGTATGCTTTAAGTAATAGCATGTTGCCTAGGATTTGTTGA